From the Catharus ustulatus isolate bCatUst1 chromosome 31, bCatUst1.pri.v2, whole genome shotgun sequence genome, the window CAGGTGAGCAGATCCAGGGTCTGGGAGTGTCCAGGTGAGCAGATCCCCCACTCTGCAGGGTCCAAGTGAGCAGATCCAGGTGAGCAGATCCAGGTGAGCAGATCCCACCAGGTGAGGTCTAAGAGTGTCCAGGTGAGCAGATCCATGATCTGTGAGATCCCCCACTCTGCAGGGTCCAGGTGAGCAGATCCAGGTGAGCAGATCCAGGTGAGCAGATCCCACCAGGTGAGCAGATCCAGGGTCTGGGAGTGTCCAGGTGAGCAGATCCAGGGTCTGGGAGTGTCCAGGTGAGCAGATCCAGGGTCTGGGAGTGTCCAGGTGAGCAGATCCCCCACTCTGCAGGGTCCAAGTGAGCAGATCTGAGGTCTGAGAGTGTCCAGGTGAGCAGATCCCCCACTCTGCAGGGTCCAGGTGAGCAGATCCCAgaatccagcagtgcccaggtgagcagatgcacatccccagcctgggctggagaacaggcagccccaccccacatcctcatttccccccattcctgcctcctcccagGCTGGAATTGCTCCTGGCCCAGGTTGATCTCACCTGGCTGGGGccaaaaaagggggaaaaatccagaaatgaGAAGTTCCAGCCCAAAACAGATCCCAGAGCCTCAGGAAGCTCTGAAGCACAGGTGGGTTTGCCACGAATTCTACTCCAGGTGACTCTGGAGAATCCACACCTGGAGAACCTGAACCCATCCCAGTCTGACCAGTTTGATGCCACTGGAGATGCCCAGAGGCAGAAggagctcaggtgagcaggaagcacctgaggagcagcacagggaactgCAGGTGCTCCAGGGAGAGttgtgcaggagcagcacatccatggatacctgtgcacacctgcagggctgcaatgGCAGGAACAGGTTCCTTGGGAAACACCTGGATGGATGGAGCTCACCTGGGATGGGCAAGGAGCCAACTGAGAGCTCAGGGATCAGGCAGGACAGGGCCAGGTGACACTGAGGCACATCTGTGCacacctgcagggctctgaTCCCGCTGGAATTGGTCCAGGATCACAggtagggacagggacattcccaaatcctggtCCTTGGAAGGCTCCAAGCcccaacagctgctgcagggatatCCCAGCAGGTGAATGAACATTCCAGAAGGTTCTGACAGGTACAGGTGATCAATGCCAGGTGATGGAGGAGCCAACGAGGAGATGAAGTTGATTCAAACCCCCCTCCAAAATTTTCCAGGTGAGTTTGGGGATTCCAGTCTTGGGTCTCTtgttccaggtgtgtcccaatccatcccactgcaggtgagtgggagcagcaccaggccCAGGTGAGACATtcatgaaacaaacaaaaattagggaaaaaaggttttttcccttaGAAACAAGGAAAGTggaggcagccaggaggggacaaaGCTGCCATGGGATCCAGGAGGCTCCAGCTCAGGTGAGTCCTGGCACAGGTGATCTCTGCCAGGTGGGATGGAGAACAGGGAGGATCCAGGAGGCTCCAGCTCAGGTGAGTCCCTGCCAGGTGAGTGAAGCACTCCTCACCCTGGGCCAGGTAAATTTTCTGtccagagcagcccccagcaaTTAAATAATCAATCCATGGAATAAATAACAGAGCCAGAGGGCCTGAGGCCACTCATATAGGCAGGTGGGGGTGCTCCAGGTGCTCGGGCAGATTCTCAGGTGCTCCTCCCTTGCTCACAGCAGCGGGGACAGGtggcacccccagctccttcccaggggggctggaagcagcaggggGATGCTCCAAGTGGCCACTCTCCCCCTTGGCAGCTGCCCGTGGCTCCAGCTGGCAGTAGAGCCCAGGTGAATCAGCCAGGTAAGGCTGGGAgctcccctggggctgccccgggGGGTAACACAGCACCGACGATTCCAGCGGGAActgggctgggatgaggatgctggagctgagcccGGAGCAGGGGGGAGCTTTCACCTGCCAGGTGTCATCCAGgtgctcccccagcacacacaccccacccccctctcccccagaGGCGCTTCCAGAGTCTTCCTCAGCCTTCAGCCTGTCCAGCTCCTCGGCCGTCTGCAGGTGCAGCACCGCGCGCTCGTTCTCCGCCAGGTACTCCTGGAAGTCCTGAGTCtcagggggctgtgggggcgGCCAGCTGGGCCCAGggggggctgctgctccctcctccttctcctcctcacgCCggttctccagctccagcttcaTCAGGGTGTGCAGGAAGTGCGTGCGGACGCGCAGGGGGTTGAACTCGATCCGGCCGGACGCGTTCCCGCAGCCGTCCCGGGAACAGCcgcaggggaaggaggagcgATCCACCTGGGCCAGGGGGAGAGCATGGGGTTAAAAACGgttctaaaatcatgggaattgtACACAATAAATTCAGAGGGTTGTACACAAGATTCAGGGGATTGAACTCGATCCACCTGGGCCAAGGGGACAAAAATGGTTCTAAAATCATAAAATCCTGGGAATTGTACATAATAGATTCAGGGGATTGCATACAATAGATTCAGGGAGTTGAACTCAATCCACCTGGGCCAGGGGGACAGTACAGGGTTAAAAATGGTTCTAAACTTCATAATTGTTCACAACAGATTCAGGCAGTTGTACACAACAGATTCAGGGGGTTGAACACAATAAATTCAGGGGGTTGAACTCGATCCACCTGGGCCAGGGGACAGCACGGGGTTGAAAATGGTTCTAAAACCGTAATTGTGCACAATAGATTCAGGGGGTTGTACACAATAAATTCAGGGAGCTGAACTCAATCCACCTGGGCCAGGGGGAGAGCACAGGGTTAAAAACCGTTCTAAAATCATAATTGTGCACAACAAATTCAGGGGGTTGTACATAACAGATTCAGGGAGTTGAACACAATAAATTCATGGAGTTGTACACAATAGATTCATAGAGTTGTACACAACAGATTCAGGGGGTTGAACTTGATCCACCTAGGCCAGGGGGACAGCGTGGGGTTAAAAATGGTTCTAAAATCATAATTGTGCACAACAAATTCAGGGGGTGGAAATAAAGGGTGGGTCTGGTAGGGCTGAAAGGGAACTCAGCTCTGGGAATGAATGTTGGgttttgtctttattggatTGTGTGAAAGTGCACCTGTGgaatcatcatgtgataaatgATGATTGGTAAATGTTATAATTGTTTGgtaattgaatatattattgtttgaccataataagaatcatgagaagTGATGTAATTGTAACAAAAATCATGagaaaggggattttggggacctgatggaaatcacacaatccatgcttggataagatcaatgtgTACAATAGAAAAATCTGGGTTTAgtaattattatatagttacataatgaaaagggtataaaacatgtccctctggaatccatgtCCAGCCAGATCTGGGTTTGTACCTCAACTTCCAGAGCCCTTCAATAAAAACACCTGCACACAATcacctgtgattctgtgtttctgtgctaacaggggacagctgggaaaccccaaactcccccagcACCTGAACCAACCCCCAGCACCTGaaccccatccccagcacctgaaccccatccccagcacctgAACCCCACCCCACACACCTGAACCCACCCCAGCACCTGAACCCCAGCACCTGAAccccaccccagcacctgaACCCCAGCACCTGAACCCCACCAGCACCTGaatcccacccccagcacctgAACTGCCCTGAACCCCAGCACCTGAACCCCGCCCCAGCACCTGAATCCCACCCCACACACCTGAACCCCACCCCCTGAACCTCCCCACACACACCCTGCTGGGGGCCTGTCCCAGGCTGGttggtgtccccactgtccccacagcctggaTCTCAGCTCAGGGTGACCCCAGATCTCACATGGACAGAGGGATTTGGCTCTGGGGTGGGGAGAGCAGTTCACACATTCCAGGTATGGCCAAAacacacctggagctgctcctgctgctcagaggaACAAGAGCCCTCCAGCAGCCGCTGGACCCAATCCCAGCGGCCTCCCCTGGCACCCACTGCTGCCTCAAGGGCACAGTGAGGGTGCCAACACCTGGCTCACCTCGAGTCCCACCTGTgccccctttcccagctcacctggcacccacacctggcacacctggtTCTACCCAATCCTCAAGAAGCAAGAGCCCAGCAAGTGCATCCTGCCCCAAACCTGGCACTGATGGCCCCACCTGGCACTGCATGGCCCAAATGTGGCACTGGATGCCCTCACCTGGCACTGCATGGTCCCAGCTGGCCCTGGATGCCCCTGATACCCTCACCCAGCACTGGTACCCTCACCTGGCACTGGGTGCCCCTGATGCCCTCATCCAGCACTAGGTACCCTCACCTGGCACTGTTGCCCTCACCCAGCACTGTTGCTCTCACCTGGCCCTGGATGCCCCTGGTGCCCTCACCTGGCACTGGATGccctcacccagccctggaTGCCCTCACCTGGCCCTGGATGCCCCTGGTGCCCTCACCTGGCCCTGGATGCCCCTGTTGCCCTCACCTGGCACTGGATGccctcacccagccctgggtaCCCTCACCTGGCACTGGATACCCCTGGTACCCTCACCTGGCCCTGGACACCCCTGGTACCCTCACCTGGCACTGGATGCCCTCACCTGGCACTGGATGCCCGcctggctgcaggcacaggtGCGTGGCTCACAGGTCAGGCGGCACAGGCAGCCGCACTGCTCCCGGGACAGGCGCAGCGCCCGCAGCTCCTGGCGCTCCTCGGCGTCGATCCTGCGCACACCCGAGGCGCGCAGCAGCGCCCGGCGCCGCttggtgggcaggggctgcaggtaGAAATAATCgcccacctccacctgcccCACGTCCAGGTCATCGTCTGACACGTCTGCCAGGGTGAGCCCCGCCGCCTCGGCCGACGGCACCGTCCCGTTCTGGGTCAgctgggtgtggggacaggggggtggGGTCACACAGACTGagcctgtccttgtccctgccagcacctggcACCTCCTGATGgcacccaggtgtgtccctgtgccccctgagATCACACCCGGGTTCCCCTTGGTTTGTTCCTTTTCTGAACCCACACAGGTATTGTTCATTCCCCACTCCCCCCACAAAGGTTTTCACACCTAAACCATCCAGGTATTTCCCACCTGGActccccccatccctccctgcccaggtaTTCCCCACCCAGAAACCCTCtgccaccccaaatccccttcaGGTGTTTCCCACCTGGAttccccaccccagccccaatATCTGGCTTCCCCAAATCCACTCTGCTGCCCCTCCAGGTATTCCCCACCTCGAttccccccttcctccccagtTATCCCCACCTGGatcctctcttccctctcagGTACCTCCCACCTGgatttcccctccctcctgttATTCCCCACCACAATTCCCCCCTCCCTCTCATGTGTTTCCCCACCTGGATTGCCCCCTTCCTCCCCAGTTATCCCCACCTGGTgccccccctccctccccacttATCCCCACCTAGATTCCTCCCTCTCAGGTATTTCCCACCTGgatcctccctccctcctctggtGTTCCCCACCTGgatccctcctccctcccattATTCCCCACTTGGATCCTCCCCTCTCTCTCAGATATTCCCCACCTGGTTCCCCCACTCCCTCCCCACTTATCCCCACCTGGATTCCCCCCTCCCTCTCAGGTGCCTCCCACCTGaatcctcccctccctctcagGTACCTCGCACCTGgatccctcctccctccccagttATCCCCACCTGGATCCCCCCCTCCCTCTCAGGTATTCCTCACCTAgattctccctccctccccaggtgttTCCCTCCTGGATCCCCCCTCCCTCCTGTTATTCCCCACCTGGATTCCCCCCTCCCTCTC encodes:
- the CSRNP2 gene encoding cysteine/serine-rich nuclear protein 2 — encoded protein: MAAVGQEDAGPGSRSGPGSGSAPSSGAASDDEIATSDSGDSCDSGGSGGGSAGPPSILRRSRARRAGKRVRFAQVTVYYFARRQGFTCVPSAGGSSLGMAPRHHRARRYSLSQFAHLRQVSHRQHLRQHLRREKLRARRRELTQNGTVPSAEAAGLTLADVSDDDLDVGQVEVGDYFYLQPLPTKRRRALLRASGVRRIDAEERQELRALRLSREQCGCLCRLTCEPRTCACSQAGIQCQVDRSSFPCGCSRDGCGNASGRIEFNPLRVRTHFLHTLMKLELENRREEEKEEGAAAPPGPSWPPPQPPETQDFQEYLAENERAVLHLQTAEELDRLKAEEDSGSASGGEGGGVCVLGEHLDDTWQVKAPPCSGLSSSILIPAQFPLESSVLCYPPGQPQGSSQPYLADSPGLYCQLEPRAAAKGESGHLEHPPAASSPPGKELGVPPVPAAVSKGGAPENLPEHLEHPHLPI